The genomic stretch GGAAACTACTGTACAACTATTCCAAAAGAGAGAACCAgcgagagaaaaacaaaacaaaacaaaacaaacaaaaccaaacgaCATTTCGTTCGTAAGGTCAGAGGTCAACTATACTTGACCAAAACTGAGTTTCTGCTTTTTGTATGTATCAATTCTCTGGCCATTCTGCCATGAGGTGATATTGTTATTACACAAGAGAATATCACTGTATAGAATCCATTGTgttgttatttaaaatgcagttgTAATTGTTAGTTATGTAAAGAGTTAATGAACAgttaatttgaataataataataatatttgaataaaaatgATTGTACTTCAGATTGCTATTCTGAAAAATGGCTTAGATGTCTTCCTTTTTAAACTTTGATAATATAACAGGAAGTGTGTCTAAAACTACCAAGAGGTTTTCTTAGCTTGACCaggaaaaacctgaaataaAACAGACAGGGTAATAGATTTATTTGATTGAGAAATCAGGAAATAACAGGAAACCTcaggaaaaacaggaaaaagCAAAGCAGACATTATAAATACCTTTACATACTATGGAAGCGTCCTCCCAATAACCGTTTGTAGTGCAAATGGAGGTATTCCTTCCTCCCACACTGTAAAATCCTTCATCACATTCATAATACACCACACTGCCCATTACTGTACTATTCCAATGCATAGAGGTGTGAGGCAGACCCAAGGGCTCACCACAGTCAATCTctaggggggaaaaaagcagtACAGAATTGTCATTCTTCCCAAAACATCCCACTGGAATCTGATAAAACAAAAGGCCGTTTTTGCAGAGAAAATCACATATTTCTACAGTAACATCCAGCTCTGACTGCACAATCTACAGGGAATTCATGATGTCATCCAGACCCATCCTAGCCATTGAATCCTTCAATTTGACATGCAAGTTATAGTATTTCTGTAGCAAAAGTTCATAAGCATGgagttcttatttatttaaatttgaactTTTGAACAGAATTGATACACATTATGTTCatgaaacaaatgtgtttaacAAGTACAATGCTGTAGGTTTGCCACATACTGTTCCAACTTTTTATCACAGGGTAACTCAATATAACTTGAAATTATTGTTGTATTATCATGATCATTTTCTccttttaatgaattgtaatgccctGCCACTTTTTGCCATAGCTAAATTATGTCTATGAGGAATGTTACCATAGCTGATAAATGTAGCATTACCATTGTTAAAAAGCTGTGCCTTTAAAATCCTGCTGACCTTAAATACAGAGTGTTCTGATACTGGAGAGGATAGGGTTCATGACtgaatcatatttaaaaaacaaaaaaacaaaaaacatcagtaCCTTTGCATTCTAAAGAGGCCTTCTCCCAATGACCTGTAAATGTGCAAACTGAGATATTTCTTCCCCCTGTGTCATAAAACCCCTCTTTGCAGATATAATATACAGCACTGCCCGGTCCAGAGCTGATGTCCCCCTGTCTAATAGTGTTGGGCAGAACTGGGGGCTCACCACAGTCAATCTctaggggggaaaaaagcagtACAGAATTGTCATTCTTCCCAACACATCCCACTGAAAACTCATAAAGCAAAAGGCCGTCGTTGCAGAGAAAATTACATATTCTCCAGTAACATCCAGCTCTGACTGCACAATCTACAGGGAATTCATGATGTCATCCAGACCCATCCTAGCCATTGAATCCTTCAATTTGACATGCAAGCTACAGTTCATGATtgaatcatatttaaaaaaaaacatcagtacCTTTGCATTCTAAAGAGGCCTTCTCCCAATGACCTGTAAATGTGCAAACTGAGATATTTCTTCCCCCTGCGTCATAAAACCCCTCTTTGCAGATATAATATACAGCACTGCCCGGTCCAGAGCTGATGTCCCCCTGCCTAATAGTGTTGGGCAGAATTGGGGGCTCACCACAGTCAATCTCTAGGAGGGAGAGTACTCTCAGGGCTTAGTGTAacaaataagattaaaaaaaaaaaaaaaaaaaaaaacgcacacTGACATGTGTGGCTCATTGGTTCCAGTACACAGTTATTATATGCTTGTAAACATCATGCCCCTTCAAATTCCATGACACACAAGATGAACAAAACGTTCAACAACATTGCAAAGAGTGTGTTCATTAAATGCAGATATGAATCTGCAGTCATGGTAAATACAGGAGCTTTCTGATCTCTGGCTTCAAAtacatttactgttattgttattgatgATAACATCATAACTTTGAATATCAAGTATACCAAAAAGGCAGTTTGTTGTCCTTCACCAACAAAATTAATATAAACTAAAACACAAGGCTGCTTGGGAGGATTATTATTCAAGGGAAAGATGGGCAACTGCAATTTTATGCATATTTCTTGCTTACAAGTTTTTTTCCAGGGAATGCAATGTGAGGTGATTGCCTAACATATAAAAACAGTGTTGAACGCTTTACCTTTGCATATTATGGTGGCATTCTTCCAATGACCATTCATGGTACAAACTGAAACATTTGTTCCACCCACATTGTGAAATCCCTTCTTACAGTAATAATGTACAGTAGCACCCACTGTGGTGTTGCCATTCccttgtgtctcagtgtgcggCAACACTGGAGGCTGGCCGCAGTCAATCTCTACAAGCAAAATCAACATTCACAGCTTCATGCATCTCATCACTGAAATGAGCATTAATCAAAATACAAGAAGGACCGTCAAAGCCCCTCCCCTAACCACTGCTGCaaaatattttccatatatattacTTAATTTATAATTAACGTAATTGCCTCACTGGCATTTCATAATATTGTAATCTGGGCTGTAAGTCTCTCCAGCACTAAAATATGTGCTGTACTCAGATTTTGCTACAAGCTAAAAGGCTTCACTCTTCAAAAAATGTACTACTGTAAGCTGGTTAAATGGACATTCCCCTGATAAATACTGGATATATTATGTAATCATACAGTTGACAGTGGAGCTCATTGGCACCTCTATTGCATGTAGATtttatgtaaaattatttaaaggatttatttatttatatttagtttGCATTTTCTTTCAGCTGTGAAATCACATGAGATCAAAAagctaaatacatttatttctcaCATACATATTTCTCAGGATGCATGAAATTCCTGGTGCTATACGTTACCTCTGCATCGTAAAGAAGCATGTGTCCAGTAACCATTGATTGCACAGATGGAAGCATTGCTTCCTCCTGCATTGTAAAATCCTCTGTTACATTTATAATATGCCTTGCTGCCCACTGTTGTACCACTGCCCCTCAGTACAGTAGAGTTTGGCAGAAAAGGAGGCTCTCCACAATCAATCTCTAAAAGGGAAATTAATGCAGAATTACTCTGAGAATTTTATTTCCAGTTTGTTGTGGAATTTCAAGCCCTGACACATCAATAATAAAGATTAATGATTATTACAAAGTTTCTTCCCCATTTCATGTTTTCACAGaaaattattttactttatatactttgtttttgtatataaaGCTACTAACAACAACCTGCAGAATTTACTTGAAATGGCTTCATTTCCAATCAGctgttattttgcattttatctTGCTGTTATGTTCTTCTGAACCATACtaatattttaatgtacaaTGAAAAGTTATTCTCACTGTGAGAAATAGAGTAGAAAAAGCAGGAGGAAATCAGCTGAAAGGTAATGACCGAAAAAATCATGCAgtattaaagaagaaaaaagccaTTACCTTTACATAGCAAAGAAGCATTCGTCCAATAACCATTCaatgcacacacagagacattacTGCCTCCCACACTGTAAAATCCTGGTTTACAGTTATAATAAGCCATGCTGCCTGGTCTTGTGCTGCCATTCCATACACTGCTAGTGTTTGGCAGCAGCGGGGGCAAACTGCAGTCAGTCTCTGGGCAGGAAATTAGCACTGTGTTACTATTCATTTGAGAACAGTCTTTTCACTATAGGTTTATTGTCATTTTTAGTAAACTTTGTCTCAAGAATCCCTATAGATGCATTGATAGCACTGTGAACCTAGAGGATTAATTCATGGATAATACCACTGATACTGGAGTACAAAAATAGTGATCAGATGTTACGATGATCTACTGCACTTCCTAAGTGGATGATTAatattcttttaatatgaataaCTTTGTCTAGATCTACTGGAATTCCAGATTACAAGATAAATTATGCatacattgtttcagtttttttatgCAGTAAGTTGCAATCTGCACATTTACACATATTTAGCATTTCGATGatttcattacaaaaaaaaaagactattcGTTACCTTTACATTCTATGGAAGAAGTGTCCCAAGAACTGTTTATAGTGCAAACTGAAACATTTCTTCCCTCGACATTGTAAAATCCTGTATCGCATTCATAAAACACCAAACTGCCCAGTTTTGTACTGTTCTTCCAATGCATAACAGAGTGTTGCAAAACAGGGGGCAGACCACAGTCAATCTCTAAGAAGAAAGGGATATGAAACTTGAAGATGAATTTCAGCACCTCGGAGTTGAGCAGTTCTCATTACTTAACCCAGATTAAAAGCTAGAGCTGTGCTGATGTTCAGTCAGCTTTGTTACACTTGCTCTACAATTCTGTCCAGATGGCACTCACAGTAAACAGCTTCTTGAAAATTTTACAAATACCTTACACATTGATAATCGCTCATTTATGGCAATGAATAGTTCATTGCTGCAGGCTTTACTGGCAAAGTTGAAGCATTCATTATGTACAAAAGTGACACAATATATAATGTTCTTGAGAGTAATTCATGGAAATCATGACATTTAATTCATGGTTGAAGGCAATACTGAGCTAAGACTAGTAAcacttgtttttattatgtagtGTAAAGCACAGTATCTGTCTAAGAACAGAAAGACAAATTCTGTTGGGATTTAAAACTAagaactaaaaacaaatatatccaGATTGAGCTTAATGACATAAGCAAGatgatacatattttaaattaagcaaaccattcagttaaattaagtaatggctcaaatggaaaataaactaaaatgaaGATCCCCGTGACCTTCAGTTGCCagatttggacaaactaaaggTTGATCTAACAAATTCGAAATCTCTGAGAATGAATCTGTGGAAAAGGCTAGATCTGCTTTAAAATacagataaaaaaacaattacaatgaGTGAGATATGAACGTAGGACAAAATACTTAATgcaatttgacaacaaaattCTTCAGAGCAACTGTTTTCACACAAACTAATCTGCATCTCCTTagacattctttcttttttctttttctaattaGCTCAGCAGAACTCCTAGCAATATCCCAAAATATATTAAGGAGCCTTGTGTAATGTAGCACAATCACATTTCAagttaaattgcagtttcagtacATACAGTGTTAACTGTAACACAagtgaaataatgtattaaagaaagaatgaataatacatgtcaaggttatatttatatttaaaggtTTTGTTTGTATGAAATATCAGTCATTGTTCCAGAGCATTCACTGTGTGAACTTAATTTGAACCCTTTTAAATGACTAAACAGGACATCAGACTGAAGGTATATCGAGAATACAGATACAGTCTTGTAATGAAAGAAGTGACCCTGCAGCAATAACAGAACAGGGGCAAGACCAAGACCTAGTGACATTTCACACTGGATGAAAATACAGTCGGCACTGCAGTCATGGCAAGAAACACCTGACATTTTGCCATTAACCTTTAAATGCCGTCAAAGCACATCCATTGGTAATCATCACAGTcatagtaataatatatatctCAATAAGTGTAATTCATTAAAAGTATGGATAACCACAAAAAAGTAATGGGAAGAAAgaatgattaattaaaaatgatcagATATAACATGATGGAACCTATAGTCTATCAGATATAACATGATGGAACCTATAGAACATATAGTCTATGAAGCAttatttcttaaaaacaaatatatgtattaactCAAGTAGTACATCACACACTTTGCACCTCAGTGTCAAtaggttgtttaaaaatgaaaccattTTCCCTCTCAGAAAACCATAGGAAACAATATCTTTACCTTCACACACCAAACTGGGGCCTTGCCATAGGCCTCTGGCTCCACAGACAGCTGTGTTGTTTCCACCTTTCTGAACAAATCCATCCCTGCAACCAAAAACCACTACACTTCCATAGTCTGTGCCCGTCACGGAGAGCTGGGCAGCGTGGGCAATGACAGGAGGTTGCCCACAAttaataactaaaataaaagaaaatgattAGGATTGTAGTAAACTcgcttttttccccactgtgcttatcattgttttaatgaaatatGCCAATCTATAGCTGTGGGGCAATACTTGCATTGATCTCAGTTTGactacaaatattttgtatataacaGTGTTTCATTACTGTGTCTGGAAGAAAgcaattatgcattttatagGGCTTGCATATTTACAGTTGTAACTGCAGATATTCACCCTTCATTTGTAACATGTCGGTTTGTTTTAGTCAAAATGGTTAGTTAAACaatacttatttaattaatactACTCTATCTTTCAGAGTGTGCCAAACACTGATACATCCTATGGAAAACCCAAGATTTCAGTTGACATTTCCGCTCCAAAGAAATAAATGGATTAAGGTTAAACTCAGCCAGTGTTTAACAGACACTGAGGAGATACCATTAATAGATAAGTAGTTTAAAGAACAATATTGTTTAAACTAAATCattgaataacattgtttcaaatgactGTGACAGCAATATAAATAAGGAAGCACTTAGTATGTCAGACTGAAGAGTAATTTCTATTTGCAGCCAGAGAAGACACTTTTAAATCGTAATGCtagacataaaatatatatctacAACTGCCATGTCTAATATCCAGCACTGGTTACCTGTGCAGGCGGCACCTTCCGTCCCTGGGGTGAACGGCTCTGTCCCGTTACGCACTGTGTACCCTTCAGAGCAGGTGCAATTAAAACTGCCCGGCACATTCCTGCATAGCCCTCCAGCTCCACATATACCTTGCACTTCACATTCGTCAATATCTTAAACACAGACAGGAATGTACAGTGAACACTATGGTACAAGAGAACCTAAACAGCATGGGTCCTCAAATGCATATACTCTTCTTTTATTATGAAATGCTTTTATTCCTTTCAAGTTGCTTACATTTGTTATCCCTGTACTACACAAAGCTTcagatgttttgtttgattgcttttaaaacatttttttacatcaAGTGGGAAATCAGAAAtagtttttatatacattaataaatgtaaCACTTATTTCAGATTGTTAGTGGTTTTTGTTATTAACCACCGTATGGCCTTATTTCATTCCTACCTTAGACATCACTCTGCAGTAACCATCTGAGAACATACACCTCATTTCCGCATTACAATGAAAGAAAGACtgagaaaacagaaacacatgcgTGTGCTGTGGTGTACATTCCTTTTGAAAGAGTTTCTTTTTTTCAACGTGCATTTGCGAACATTACTCAAAAGCTTATATTGTAAATTGTACATGAGGTGTAGGCTAATAAAAATGCATGTGTGCAATTATTATAGTATATATAGACATCAGAGGTAAAACCTACATATTTTGTTGCatttgcagtgtgcagtgcagAAAAACAGCTGCAGCATACACGTCAATGGAATGATGTAAAAGGCAACTATAATGAGCATGTCTGATATTACACCCAAAGCAAGCATTTCCACTGAGAGCACCAGTGCTTAATGCAATACATGTTGGAGCCTGTGTAAGTGAATACAACAGTAGCCGTACCGTCACAGTAGGTTCCATCATTGGGAATGAACACAGCCATATGGTTTGAAGGGCTGTACCCAGTCAAACACGTACAGTAGAAGCTGCCGTGTGTGTTATGGCATACAGTGTGCTCTCCACAGATCTTGTGTGCTCCAATCTGACACTCATCTTTATCTGGGGAAACAAAAAGCAAGTACTTGAATTGAGAGCATACCTGAAATCCTATCATGAAAATCTTTCCCACATATATGTAGGATcagaaacttatttttttaaagtaattttgCAGATTAGCCTTTATCCAAGGTAACTTAAATAGTTTTACTAACactaatatacagtactgtctGCAGTAACAAACTTTTGTATGGAGATATCTCTAATAGGAGAGGAGgtaaatttgagatatcttgaatttgagatatcttgaaatggggttagtttgagatatctgcaattcaatgTAAGACATCTTAAACTGTATTTTGATATATCTCTTTTTTTGGCTTGCCAGTCTCCTACAAAGGGGACCCAGTGTCCATCAGCAAACCCATCACCAAGCATCAATATCAGTTATCATGAAGTGGGATTATTTAGACAACACTGCACTATATTTCAAATGACGTTTCAAAATACTAAACACAGCTTTACTTTAGGTGTTTAAAATTCGAAAAGGCATAACTTCTAACCTGTCTAAAAAGGGTGCTAAAAAGCATTTCATAAAACGTGCTGGTGTTTGAGTGTGAAAGGGGAAACAGATATATCAAGatacaatccagaaaaatgtgTTGGCCAGGAAACAGCTGCACCAGCTATAATCACCTTGATAGCCTAAAGAGAAACGCGCTCACCCTGACAGTGTGTCCTTCCATTTCCCACAAAGCCATACATACAGTTACAGACCATTTGCCCTGTCCCATCATGCTTTACGTCGCAGGTGGCGTTGACATGGCAAGTGCTGCACACATTCTGGGTGATAGGCACAGCTATGAACAAATGAGAAGTTGTTCTTGCTTGTTATTCCTCCTTACATTCTGTTACATAGACTTCAATAAATTAAGCACAATAATAACATACAACAGCAAAACACAGTCAGCatatttaaaagtcttagttgtATTTTATAATACTGCTCTCTCACATTATTGAGCTCCCCCCACCCTGACTCCATAGTGTGTACAGTGaacaagtgagagagagagagacagagaaagagagagagagagagagagagatgggggtagGGGGGGAGTGGCCCTAAGAGGGTGGGGTGTGTGAGTTGCCTCCTGGGAGTGATGTTACATGGATTCCCCACAAAGCTTTAAAAACACTGAACTGCagtattagacatttttatatttttaatgattaaaCGCTGAGCTCCAGAACCCCACATAGCAATCAAACTGcatattatattaatactaataaggaTATActcatttataaaaatatatatgtgaattttccaaaataacaataacaagaagagatatgaaaataaatgaatggatcagagaacaaatacgtgacatcactgaaacagtgaacattttaaaatggcaatgggccggacacattgcaagaagaacagatcagtgatggacaaaggaaatggatcccaagagatgaaaaaatacctagaatacgatagaagatgggaagatgaaataataaactctgTACATGTGACATAGAAGCAAgtagaaacatcttggggaagcCTTCAGTCAACAAttgatcaatataggctgatggtgattatatatgtacacagacacacactatatatatatatatatatatataggtgtaagtttaaaaatgctctgaggaagataagtccaaacgcgtaagcattatgatattcactttttctgaaataaataatttttgagacatcggttaatgtggactgtttttagacgggagctgctgtccatccttccttgaccggataattattctatatatatattcatatacatagTTTCATTTTGAATGTAAAACTGACATGAACACATATTTAAAGCAGTATTAGATTCCTCTTGAAACTTATCtcatcctgttttttttttctctctcctctgaaCGGAAAATACATTTCTCTATTGATAACAATTCCATTCATAAAAAGCTTTGTGGATATCTGCTTGAatcaatttacattaaaaactcCTTTTGAGGATTAAGTTGaacataattgttttttttattttattttaataacttgtgAGTTGGAGCTTTTTGTGAAGGATCAAATGTTGTTAATCTATGATAAAGTGATAAACATTTGTGTTTATGCTAAATAAATTATCTGTTGCCATATAGCATGTATTCAAGTGCATAATTTGCTTTGGTTGGCTGCTTCTCAGTCCTTGTTCCCTCACCAGAGACGTAAGACATTACCTTCAGGGTGTGagatcaattaaaataatttataaaaaagttaaaaaaaaaagtttgataaTGAGGAATGAGGAAATGCACGTATAAAAACATTCAGCAAAGCCCTTTTGTCATCTGCACAATGACTTTGTCAAGAATTATCACATTTGGCTAGCATTAGTGGCatttacaaattacatattAACAGACTCACCATTAACGACTTGCAGCTGAATAGAAGCAAGCAGCAGCCAGGCAGGGAAGCCATGTGCAATTCTCCAGAGCATCATGACCATACTGGACTCCTGCCTTCTCTCAGCTTCTCTGGAGAGGGTCTCTTCTTTTTATCCACATCTTACCCCCTTTCCTGTCTCCAGACTCTTTGTCCCCTGACTAGTTTTGATAACTGGAAAAGGGAATAGGCTGCCAAAGGTAGCTCTGGGAATCTGAGAGCCCACCAGTTCTCTGTTCTTCCTGAGGGATGTGTTAGTAGTGGTGGTTTAGGGGCTGTCTATTAATTGCAGCACAGTGGTGTATTCAGTTAAACATCAGTGTTTTGACTCGAGTGCTGGAAGTGCCCCCACTGACTTCTCAGAGGTCACAACCAAATGTGTAAACTGCAGTGTCATGTTCTGAGAATTGATAAGGGCTATATTTGTCCTGCCAGTGTAAAAAACCTGTgctaatggtgtgtgtgtgtttgtatatattatatctatctatatatctatatataaatatacatatacatatatctatatctatatctatatctatatatatatacacacagtgaggggaaaaaagtatttgatcccctgctgattttgtacgttttcccactgacaaagaaatgatcagtctataattttaatggtaggtgtattttaatagtgagaatAACAACACCACAATCCAGAAaaattcatttcaaaaaagttataaattgattttcatgttaatgagggaaataaatatttgatcccctatcaatcagcaagatttctggctcccaggtgtcttttatacaggtaacgagctgagattaggagcactctcttaaagggagtgctcctaatctcagctcgttacctgtataaaagacacctgtccacagaagcaatcaatcagattccaaactctccaccatggccaagaccaaagagctgtccaaggatgtcagggacaagattgtagacctacacaaggctggaatgggctacgtgtttggaggaggaggaatgctgcctatgaccccaagaacaccatccccaccgtcaaacatggaggtggaaacattatgctttgggggtgtttttctgctaaggggacaggacaactgcaccgcatcaaagggacgatggacggggccatgtaccgtcacaTCTTgggcgagaacctccttccctcagccagggcattgaaaatgggtcgtggatgggtattccagcatgacaatgacccaaaacacatagccaaggcaacaaaggagtggctcaagaagaagcacattaaggtcctggagtggtctagccagtctccagaccttaatcccatagaaaatctgtggagggagctgaaggttcgagttgccaaacgtcagccttgaaaccttaatgacttggagaggatctgcaaagaggagtgggacaaaatccctcctgagatgtgtgcaaacctggtggccaactacaagaaacgtctgacctctgtgattgccaacaagggttttgccaccaagtactaagtcgaaggggtcaaatacttatttccctcattaacatgcaaatcaatgtataacttttttgaaatgcgtttttctggatttttttgttgttattctgtctctcactgttaaaatacacctacaattaaaattatagactgatcatttctttgtcagtgggcaaacgtacaaaatcagcaggggatcaaatacttttttcccctcactgtatatacatacatacatacatacatacacatcatcatcctcatcagtctatatcaatccactgctggatgaaggcctccccaagatgattTCACTTCCTTCGatatagcttcccttttccatgttgcacctgcaaagttttttttatattcccATCTTTTaggtcttctaggtctttttccaTCTTTAGGgatgtatacatatttacataaagCCAAAACCCTAATAAAATACAACTGTGTAATATAATGCCAGGACCTTTCAATACTTCATTAAAGAATTATTGACATATTTGAGAACAGAGAACATAGAGGCATGTTAGGGTCATATAACTAAATGCCATAAACTTTTTCCTGGCATTTTGTGAAAACGAGCAAAATGTGGCAGATGCCTACATCATTCATCACTTTGGAAACAATCCCTATTTGGAAATACAGTGATTAGGGTTTCTTttggtttggttgtttttttgtaataaatacaatatgtgCTATAAACatgtacatgtattatttttaataatttaatttaaaaagctgaaacattcaaaaatattattattaaactgatTGTTCTAATAACAAATGGTTCTGACATCAGCTTTAACAATTTTAAGTGTGCAAAACTCTATGACATTTTGAATTTTTAGAGAAGAACATTTTCAATCTGGATAAGTAACCCTGTGTTACAGTGGACAGTAATGTACCAGTTTCCATTACCAGCTTACATAAGAGGCCTGAGTTAGTGATGAGCCCGAGGTGGCCAATTTTCCCCTGTATGGGGGGATAAGATAGGAACAGAACAAACTTATCACCCTCCTGACAAGGACTCTGAAGACACACCCACTCTGTCACTTGTATACAACGTCCCGCGTTTTAT from Amia ocellicauda isolate fAmiCal2 chromosome 8, fAmiCal2.hap1, whole genome shotgun sequence encodes the following:
- the susd1 gene encoding sushi domain-containing protein 1 isoform X1, producing the protein MVMMLWRIAHGFPAWLLLASIQLQVVNAVPITQNVCSTCHVNATCDVKHDGTGQMVCNCMYGFVGNGRTHCQDKDECQIGAHKICGEHTVCHNTHGSFYCTCLTGYSPSNHMAVFIPNDGTYCDDIDECEVQGICGAGGLCRNVPGSFNCTCSEGYTVRNGTEPFTPGTEGAACTVINCGQPPVIAHAAQLSVTGTDYGSVVVFGCRDGFVQKGGNNTAVCGARGLWQGPSLVCEEIDCGLPPVLQHSVMHWKNSTKLGSLVFYECDTGFYNVEGRNVSVCTINSSWDTSSIECKETDCSLPPLLPNTSSVWNGSTRPGSMAYYNCKPGFYSVGGSNVSVCALNGYWTNASLLCKEIDCGEPPFLPNSTVLRGSGTTVGSKAYYKCNRGFYNAGGSNASICAINGYWTHASLRCREIDCGQPPVLPHTETQGNGNTTVGATVHYYCKKGFHNVGGTNVSVCTMNGHWKNATIICKEIDCGEPPILPNTIRQGDISSGPGSAVYYICKEGFYDAGGRNISVCTFTGHWEKASLECKEIDCGEPPVLPNTIRQGDISSGPGSAVYYICKEGFYDTGGRNISVCTFTGHWEKASLECKEIDCGEPLGLPHTSMHWNSTVMGSVVYYECDEGFYSVGGRNTSICTTNGYWEDASIVCKEMNCGEPAHLPHTEIQWDLTANPGSMVYYQCKEEFYVESGKNYSICGENGQWEIATLHCAEINCGMPAPLPNTYVLWDNRTGLGSVVYYKCNEGFYHQGGQNHSTCTSDRQWENITVICEAVDCGSPPVLAHTEVAWHNGTAAGSLVQYRCQEGFSSKGGTGTSVCTNSGQWEPATLLCKERKPAINALVICNETCLCWKAERDGRASETYNVQFVGLRAYQKKFQHKKMIPFTSAEDKPKLCLNLLPGANYTINVTAVSAGFSSTINLTTSLRDPPIPEFTYKVVEGPLPSLRLRRAADTIDPISVYQVFVMPLSGPLSFNCSSPSSPHFYSRQKPRGAYVAAEIQTGEIRSELVFTVGDRRYYGEYYNAPLKEGEAYNIVLRTVSRWGRVRKQSCVIWAKTREASYTIQHVTIAAGGSVGLVLFIVFLGFSIAWYCKKK
- the susd1 gene encoding sushi, von Willebrand factor type A, EGF and pentraxin domain-containing protein 1 isoform X5 — translated: MVMMLWRIAHGFPAWLLLASIQLQVVNAVPITQNVCSTCHVNATCDVKHDGTGQMVCNCMYGFVGNGRTHCQDKDECQIGAHKICGEHTVCHNTHGSFYCTCLTGYSPSNHMAVFIPNDGTYCDDIDECEVQGICGAGGLCRNVPGSFNCTCSEGYTVRNGTEPFTPGTEGAACTVINCGQPPVIAHAAQLSVTGTDYGSVVVFGCRDGFVQKGGNNTAVCGARGLWQGPSLVCEEIDCGLPPVLQHSVMHWKNSTKLGSLVFYECDTGFYNVEGRNVSVCTINSSWDTSSIECKETDCSLPPLLPNTSSVWNGSTRPGSMAYYNCKPGFYSVGGSNVSVCALNGYWTNASLLCKEIDCGEPPFLPNSTVLRGSGTTVGSKAYYKCNRGFYNAGGSNASICAINGYWTHASLRCREIDCGQPPVLPHTETQGNGNTTVGATVHYYCKKGFHNVGGTNVSVCTMNGHWKNATIICKEIDCGEPPILPNTIRQGDISSGPGSAVYYICKEGFYDAGGRNISVCTFTGHWEKASLECKEIDCGEPPVLPNTIRQGDISSGPGSAVYYICKEGFYDTGGRNISVCTFTGHWEKASLECKEIDCGEPLGLPHTSMHWNSTVMGSVVYYECDEGFYSVGGRNTSICTTNGYWEDASIVCKEMNCGEPAHLPHTEIQWDLTANPGSMVYYQCKEEFYVESGKNYSICGENGQWEIATLHCAEINCGMPAPLPNTYVLWDNRTGLGSVVYYKCNEGFYHQGGQNHSTCTSDRQWENITVICEAVDCGSPPVLAHTEVAWHNGTAAGSLVQYRCQEGFSSKGGTGTSVCTNSGQWEPATLLCKERKPAINALVICNETCLCWKAERDGRASETYNVMMVVCNAGSICRPQSLSEEIPA